One Plasmodium berghei ANKA genome assembly, chromosome: 13 genomic region harbors:
- a CDS encoding cytochrome c oxidase subunit ApiCOX25, putative, protein MTCIRENVLQKALKNGINFNSNIFRDIHEKCGNKVFSKSYMTYDNYLKNTSPCQKTTFISANINTNNLLFQKNLTKYFSTSSIQKDKINKNDISSDYSKNNLSILQNPNVIVLFDKNTPETIGQKIYRYLDITGFLTRYNNRKEWILDLDPYTRLSTVMLTEYERKLIIFLKFHVYLLFVICMYLWYHAQVHFTMKPPCPKPYAYGHLDGRKRDFTWHGKLFFIYPKTRCKECRWLDIQCKKECFDKLKQEGHKFFINNGDPLSVPKTVLYPPHFH, encoded by the coding sequence ATGACGTGTATAAGAGAGAATGTGTTACAGAAAgctttaaaaaatggaatcAATTTTAACTCTAATATTTTTCGAGATATACATGAAAAATGTGGAAATAAAGTATTTTCAAAATCGTATATGACATATGATAACTATTTAAAGAATACTTCCCCTTGCCAAAAAACAACTTTCATTTCcgcaaatataaatacaaataacttgttatttcaaaaaaatttaacaaaatatttttcaacaTCATCTATTCAGAAggacaaaataaataaaaacgaTATATCATCTGATTATtcaaaaaacaatttatcAATTCTTCAAAATCCAAATGTAATAGTTTtgtttgataaaaatacacCCGAAACAATTGGGCAAAAAATTTACAGATATTTAGATATAACTGGTTTTCTTACaagatataataatagaaaagAATGGATTCTTGATTTAGATCCATATACTAGGTTATCAACCGTTATGCTAACAGAATATGAAAGGAagttaattatatttttaaaattccATGTGTACTTGTTATTTGTAATATGCATGTACTTATGGTACCATGCACAAGTTCATTTCACTATGAAACCACCCTGTCCCAAACCATATGCATATGGGCATTTAGATGGAAGGAAAAGAGATTTTACATGGCatggaaaattattttttatttacccAAAGACTCGATGTAAAGAGTGTAGATGGTTAGATATTCAATGCAAAAAAGAATGCTTTgacaaattaaaacaagaaggtcataaattttttatcaataatGGGGATCCTTTGTCGGTTCCTAAAACTGTATTATATCCACCACACTTTCACTAG
- a CDS encoding conserved oligomeric Golgi complex subunit 6, putative produces MNIKINKDLDFNVSYDTYKEEFENLKSYKSSFNKYDMLYNDIDIESKELKEYKDRIQMISDNSFTLFEDVKIKLENFNKLNEEKENIISQCCEITKGIVDEISKLKAKKINIQKKEIICERILEEYSLSPLCYNNLTDIKISLNMEFFEHLKQFEYTKESIKKLLNENSSDKLDKFYSKHYNKILNKACKKICLHVIREDNKLYITNTNFIDLLLFPNNEEHENKKNMIKNHMDKFSPLTKLCYKIIAENIEYFNICLNNFVHLKKKLLTKKYNYLISNKDKLYLSTSHEVVDIKYDSLQNFKYFVSVVYYLITLEDIFFRILLLFNFDNKNDIFLYISAHIENMHNNLYNISDTLFVLYKQFIETNINICPKSYQFYYKLFHILDVFIFKLKQFQNSYDGDKEIRKLISKYSIETFKYNININYDENNHMDASNLRRRNSYLYSPSDKTSHHNKMNKSMNENDYYIDPLNQNSTIKPQDIKHENDSDTNKRETAEKGDNNYHLEYDEENDEVTSSFIKKSEVDDNLTTKDVKEKNESNTTYVKKNNSEIINKLNEKKNSLEKYNCKILNYTQKIQKKIENEFIALWQQDVVTFYLNNIKQIESNYFDNSRIYIKKILNSLNDLYSIYKNSVLFNTYNKDQNFQNVLDITINPLINNSLKYKNQSGECDYHIFIINIFIFIQENIKSFEGSTKYCDLLTIIINEQKEKILHFEKDNLICYLKIDKINKKTKTTNLEETKCIIDKFYKFVFSENFNNFNIINQIESNEFKDNLKLEIFRHLYKEYENIYELYLNDGILIYTPNQIKEVFLKKYDH; encoded by the coding sequence atgaatataaaaataaataaagatcTTGATTTTAATGTAAGTTATGACACCTATAAAGAAGAGTTCGAAAATTTGAAAAGCTACAAAAGCAGTTtcaataaatatgatatgttatataatgatatagaCATAGAATCAAAAGAACTCAAAGAATACAAGGATAGGATACAAATGATTAGTGACAACTCATTTACACTGTTTGAAGATgtcaaaattaaattagaaaattttaataaattaaacgaggaaaaagaaaatataatttctcAGTGTTGTGAAATAACTAAAGGAATTGTAGATGAAATAAGTAAATtaaaagcaaaaaaaattaatattcaaaaaaaggaaataatttGTGAGAGAATTTTAGAAGAATATAGCTTAAGCCCTTTATgctataataatttaacagacataaaaatatcattaaaTATGGAATTTTTTGAACACTTAAAGCAATTTGAATACACAAAAGAaagcataaaaaaattgttaaatgAAAACTCATCTGATAAGTTGgataaattttattcaaaacattataataaaattttaaataaagcgtgtaaaaaaatatgtttacaTGTTATTAGGGAAGATAATAAACTTTATATAACgaatacaaattttattgatttattgttatttcctaataatgaagaacatgagaataaaaaaaatatgataaaaaatcacATGGACAAATTTTCGCCACTAACTAAATTatgttataaaattattgccgaaaatatagaatactttaatatttgtctaaacaattttgtacacttaaaaaaaaaattactaactaaaaaatataactattTAATAAGTAACAAGGATAAGTTATATCTAAGCACGAGTCACGAAGTAGtagatataaaatatgattctttacaaaattttaaatattttgtttcaGTTGTATATTATCTGATAACATTAGAAGACATATTTTTTCgaatattattgttatttaattttgataataaaaatgacatatttctatatatatccgcacatattgaaaatatgcACAACAATTTATACAATATAAGTGATactttatttgttttatataaacaatttattgaaactaatataaatatatgccCTAAAAGTTATCAATTCTATTATAAGTTGTTTCATATATTAgatgtatttatttttaaattaaaacagTTTCAAAATAGTTATGACGGTGACAAAGAAATTAGAAAActtatatcaaaatattccatagaaacatttaaatataatattaatataaattatgatgaaaataatcaCATGGATGCATCTAATTTAAGAAGACGAAATTCCTATTTATATAGCCCGTCTGATAAAACATCCCatcataataaaatgaataaaagtATGAACGAAAATGACTATTATATAGATCCGTTAAATCAAAATAGTACTATAAAACCCCAAGACATTAAACATGAAAATGATAGTGACACAAATAAAAGAGAAACTGCAGAAAAAGGGGATAATAATTATCACTTAGAATATGAcgaagaaaatgatgagGTAACTTCctcatttattaaaaagagTGAAGTTGATGATAATTTAACAACCAAAGATGTgaaggaaaaaaatgaaagtaATACAAcatatgttaaaaaaaataatagtgaaataattaataagttaaatgaaaaaaaaaatagtttggaaaaatataattgtaaaatattaaattatactcaaaaaatccaaaaaaaaattgaaaatgaatttattgCATTATGGCAACAAGATGTTgtaacattttatttaaataatatcaaaCAAATAGAAAgcaattattttgataattcaagaatttacataaaaaaaattttgaattcTCTAAATGATCTATACTcgatatataaaaacagtGTATTATTTAACACCTATAATAAGGatcaaaattttcaaaatgtGCTTGATATTACCATTAATccattaataaataattctttaaaatacaaaaaccAAAGTGGTGAATGTgattatcatatatttattataaatatatttatatttatacaagaaaatattaaatcatTTGAAGGGTCAACAAAATACTGTGACTTATtaactattattattaatgaacaaaaagaaaaaatattacattttgaaaaagataatttaatatgttatttaaagatagataaaattaataaaaagacAAAAACAACCAACTTAGAAGAAACAAAATGCATTATagataaattttataaatttgttttttctgaaaactttaataattttaatattataaaccAAATCGAATCCAATGAATTCAAGGATAATCTAAAATTAGAAATATTTCGCCATCTATATAAAGAATacgaaaatatttatgaactatatttaaatgatgGTATATTAATTTACACACCtaatcaaataaaagaagttttcttaaaaaaatatgaccATTAA
- a CDS encoding mediator of RNA polymerase II transcription subunit 4, putative, whose product MTYTYKNTETPFHEIVLTIKERIEKHDISKWKYIVKPEDEHKYNEYFENFLKKDEKKLEIGHTNIEEEDCNHDENETNDKIPYPYNINNDFFDNINNRERFYFLLNIKDMMETTWLLVQKRLEGIDLEESSESVNVQELIKYSKQISDTTCAPPECNNINDSLIHHEYYPNYHFLNFVNIEEIHLSKLFQLQKYSKVCFPPIITIREEDNNNNRIIIDITCSTPNTTIYYKINDDIKENIYDTNNKPIINKKKKIYIYAWSIRSGYMKSRVSCISKAYLVDEQNDTLAQDSIDNERSQYSLDSSKPAKAKEVPEKSSKTTNAFKSLGFLLRRKKETASNNSSDEESSSS is encoded by the coding sequence ATGAcgtatacatataaaaataccGAAACCCCATTTCACGAAATAGTATTAACCATAAAGGAACGAATCGAAAAACATGATATAAGtaaatggaaatatattgtaaaaCCCGAAGATGAGCACAAGTACAATGAATATTTTGAGAATTTTCTTAAGAAAGATGAAAAGAAACTTGAAATAGGCCATACAAATATAGAAGAAGAAGACTGTAATCACGACGAAAATGAaacaaatgataaaataccATACccttataatataaacaatgatttttttgataatataaataatagggaaagattttattttttattaaatataaaggaTATGATGGAAACTACTTGGCTACTTGTGCAAAAAAGGCTAGAAGGTATTGATTTAGAAGAATCATCAGAATCAGTAAATGTACaagaattaataaaatattcaaaacaAATATCAGATACTACATGCGCACCACCTGAAtgcaataatataaatgatagCCTAATTCATCATGAATATTATCcaaattatcattttttaaattttgtcAATATTGAAGAAATCCACTTATCGAAATTATTTCAActacaaaaatatagtaaaGTATGTTTCCCTCCTATTATTACAATAAGAGAagaagataataataacaataggATAATTATTGATATTACATGTTCAACACCAAATACtacaatatattataaaataaatgatgatataaaaGAGAACATATATGATACTAATAATAAACCCAtcattaataaaaagaagaaaatatatatatatgcatggtCAATAAGATCAGGGTATATGAAATCAAGAGTTTCGTGTATTTCTAAAGCATATCTAGTCGACGAACAAAATGATACCCTAGCACAAGACAGCATTGATAATGAACGATCACAATATTCTTTAGATTCTTCTAAACCTGCTAAAGCTAAGGAAGTTCCTGAAAAATCTAGTAAAACTACAAATGCATTTAAAAGCTTAGGATTTTTAttaagaagaaaaaaagaaacagCTTCAAATAATTCATCCGATGAAGAATCATCTTCAAGTTAA
- a CDS encoding ribonuclease Z, putative codes for MEVYIQMIGWHKLAIPSSLRLFVNGEFTLINCGENNQRFLNEHKMHIARIKNICFTKISPETIGGLIGLLLTIDNISDNAISIYGPKPIERIINNFTSSFAKIKNLKITIHEISDNNIFPIILKGNVIITPILLNKKNVITTNHETDTIQNSEQTVLDKRKKMNEVSNTHDNELNNLYKNKNGEIGEKKISKETNSNYLKKRKLNVPEIEHEETYESKTEIVNDNSWNGQIEKYKEDINRDSNKIDNTNNNIMNSTEIEKNCSMKQCIFYLIECPQTIGKFHVEKAQKLNIPPGKYYGMLKSGKIVTINNKIINPEDVCDKNIDGKKSLIIDLSDTEYIDYVIGEIKNKEHFYLNNLEYIFHLSDEKILSNKAYKDYFLKLKNIKNIKCNQSNSSLKICPFISSSSLTNILSKLMPNIFLKYKPDDPIYELSPKTLNNYSDEKFSNSFKNTNNDSNYILNVNFKNEKECKNADNSFMNENRIASFEENTNKNNNKKVINSNENKGEYTSYLSYNTLTKFVLHPFHKINICTDEMLTDLYPSTFNFSKISNFTHENDNLMKPIWDFNKKLNDNATMLPSFYFLGTGCSIPSAFRNVSGIILNIQKDFSIILDFGEGSLYQLYWISKSWIQFTESIKSIKVIFISHAHADHHVGIYYFLYIRKMIFPHLDPPLILIPKTLKNWMNLFNELFLDIEMRIIYNENDLEIKEIISEDNLLTLHLFKVNHIKESYGIKIEGKDIGSIVYSADTRPCDNVKKFAKDCNILIHEATFDDELLVEAINKKHSTIHEAMQISLDVNCKTLILTHFSQRYPKAPILNKSSSAEINEIMNKTIYSFDYMCIPLNLTKDLPACFNILLNLLEKLF; via the exons ATGGAAGTCTACATTCAAATGATAGGGTGGCATAAATTGGCAATACCGTCTAGTTTGCGTTTATTTGTAAATGGAGAGTTTACACTCATTAATTGTGGGGAAAATAATCAAAGGTTTTTGAATGAACATAAAATGCACATAGCTAgaataaagaatatatgttttacaaaaataagtCCTGAAACAATCGGAGGACTAATTGGTCTACTTTTAACAATAGATAATATTTCGGATAACGCTATTTCAATTTATGGCCCCAAACCAATAGAAcgaataattaataattttactaGTTCTTTTGCAAAAATTAagaatttgaaaataactATCCATGAAATTTcggataataatatattccCAATTATTCTAAAAGGAAATGTAATTATAACCCCAATTTTacttaataaaaaaaatgtaattaCCACAAATCACGAAACAGACACAATTCAAAATAGTGAACAGACTGTTCTcgataaaagaaaaaaaatgaatgaaGTAAGTAATACCCATGATAATGAAttgaataatttatataaaaacaaaaatggagaaataggagaaaaaaaaatttccaAAGAAACTAATTCGAATTACttgaaaaaaagaaaattgaATGTACCTGAAATTGAACATGAAGAAACATATGAAAGTAAAACAGAAATAGTGAATGATAATAGTTGGAATGGgcaaattgaaaaatataaagaagaCATAAATAGagattcaaataaaatagacaatacaaataacaatattatGAATTCTACAGAAATAGAGAAAAATTGTAGTATGAAacaatgtattttttatttaattgaaTGCCCACAAACTATTGGTAAATTTCATGTTGAAAAAGCACAGAAATTAAACATTCCTCCTGGGAAATATTACGGAATGCTGAAATCTGGAAAAATTGTtactataaataataaaataataaaccCTGAAGATGTGtgtgataaaaatatagatggTAAAAAATCACTAATTATTGATTTATCAGATACTGAATATATAGATTATGTAATTGGAGAAATTAAGAATAAagaacatttttatttaaataatttagaatatatttttcatttgtctgatgaaaaaattttgaGTAACAAAGCATACAaagattattttttaaaattgaagaatataaaaaatattaaatgcAATCAATCTAATAgttcattaaaaatatgcccttttatttcttcatcatCATTAACCAACATTCTTTCAAAATTAATGccaaatattttcttaaaatataagcCAGATGACCCCATATATGAATTATCTCCAAAGACGCTGAATAATTATAGTGATGAAAAATTTTCgaattcatttaaaaacaCAAATAATGATAGCAATTATATTCTCAATGtgaattttaaaaatgaaaaggaATGTAAAAATGCCGACAACTCATTTATGAATGAAAATAGAATTGCAAGCTTTGAAGAAAATacgaataaaaataataataaaaaagtaataaataGCAATGAGAATAAAGGAGAATATACTTCTTATTTGTCTTATAATACTTTAACAAAATTTGTTTTGCATCcatttcataaaataaatatttgtacaGATGAAATGTTGACTGATTTATATCCATCtacttttaatttttccaAAATTTCAAACTTTACCCacgaaaatgataatttaatGAAACCCATTTGggattttaataaaaaactaAATGATAATGCTACCATGTTAccttctttttattttcttggAACTGGATGCTCAATACCATCAGCATTTCGTAATGTATCtggtattattttaaatattcaaaaagaTTTTAGCATTATTTTAGATTTTGGCGAAGGATCCTTATATCAACTATATTGGATAAGTAAATCATGGATTCAATTTACAGAATCCATAAAATCTATAAA agTGATATTCATTTCTCATGCACATGCTGATCATCATGTAggaatttattatttcttataCATTCGGAAAATGATATTTCCGCATTTAGATCCACCATTGATATTAATTCCAAAAACATTAAAGAATTGGatgaatttatttaacGAGTTATTTCTTGATATTGAAATGAGGATTATTTACaatgaaaatgatttagagataaaagaaataattagTGAAGATAATCTTTTAACTCTCCATCTTTTTAAG GTTAATCATATTAAGGAATCATatggaataaaaattgaGGGCAAAGACATTGGTTCTATTGTATATTCTGCGGACACAAGGCCATGTGACAACGTCAAAAAATTTGCAAAGGATTGTAACATTTTAATACATGAag cTACATTTGATGATGAACTATTGGTCGAAGCCattaacaaaaaacatTCAACAATCCACGAAGCTATGCAAATTA GTCTAGATGTTAATTGCAAAACTTTAATATTAACACATTTTAGCCAAAGATATCCTAag gcCCCTATACTAAATAAATCATCATCTGCCGAGATTAATgaaattatgaataaaacaatttataGCTTCGATTATATGTGTATTCCTTTAAATTTAACAAAAGATCTACCAGCGTGcttcaatattttattaaatttattagaaaaattattttaa